Proteins encoded in a region of the Puniceicoccales bacterium genome:
- a CDS encoding glycogen synthase yields ARLWEYDNKNLITYFIEFDKYFKRDGIYSGCYGNHYDNPERFAFLCRSALDLCYFKHWFPDIIHCHDWTTGLIPVHLCTTERDRPLGHSGSVFTIHNIQHHGLASKNILEFSGIPDHVFRPDGVEAIGMVNMMKAGIYFSKKLTTVSHCYSKEIQTPAFGFGLDNVLKFKAGDLIGICNGIDISTWNPATDKLIPASYSSENLAGKSICKRELQKTFGLEPKDEVPIFGIVSRLAEQKGLDVLEYIIPQVINHMNAQFIILGNGEFYLESRFSELASIYGSKIGAFIGFDEKLSHLVIAGSDLLVIPSRFEPCGLTQMYAMRYGTLPLAHSTGGLSDTIENYDQSTHSGTGFLFSDLTYDALYNTLGWACATYYDDKTNFKAMMHRAMQKDFSWKRSAKKYIEVYHWAMET; encoded by the coding sequence GCCAGGCTTTGGGAATATGATAATAAAAATCTAATCACATATTTTATAGAATTTGATAAATATTTTAAGCGCGATGGCATATATTCTGGATGCTATGGCAATCACTATGATAATCCAGAACGCTTTGCATTTCTATGTCGTTCGGCACTGGACCTGTGTTATTTCAAGCATTGGTTTCCGGACATAATTCATTGTCATGATTGGACCACGGGATTAATCCCAGTTCATCTATGCACCACCGAACGAGATCGACCTCTTGGCCACAGTGGCAGCGTTTTCACCATACATAATATACAACACCATGGCCTTGCTTCCAAAAATATCTTAGAATTTTCTGGCATTCCCGATCACGTATTTCGGCCCGACGGAGTGGAAGCCATTGGCATGGTCAATATGATGAAAGCCGGTATATATTTTTCTAAAAAATTGACCACAGTGAGTCATTGTTACTCAAAAGAAATACAAACGCCAGCCTTTGGTTTTGGCCTGGATAATGTTTTAAAATTTAAGGCCGGCGATTTAATCGGCATTTGCAACGGCATCGATATCTCCACTTGGAATCCTGCAACGGATAAATTGATACCAGCCAGCTATTCATCCGAAAATCTTGCTGGTAAATCCATCTGCAAAAGGGAATTACAAAAAACGTTTGGCCTAGAACCAAAGGATGAAGTTCCGATATTTGGCATAGTATCCAGATTGGCTGAACAAAAGGGCCTAGATGTGCTTGAATATATTATTCCTCAGGTAATTAATCACATGAATGCGCAATTCATCATTCTTGGCAATGGCGAATTTTACTTGGAATCCAGGTTTAGTGAGCTAGCTTCCATCTATGGATCAAAAATTGGAGCTTTTATAGGATTTGATGAAAAACTATCCCATCTTGTCATAGCCGGTTCTGATCTGCTTGTAATACCTAGTCGATTTGAACCTTGTGGATTAACTCAAATGTATGCAATGAGGTATGGAACTTTACCTCTGGCTCATAGCACTGGCGGCCTATCGGACACCATAGAAAATTATGACCAATCTACCCATAGCGGCACAGGTTTTCTATTTTCAGATCTGACCTATGATGCTCTATATAACACACTGGGATGGGCATGCGCAACCTATTATGATGACAAAACTAACTTCAAGGCAATGATGCACAGAGCTATGCAAAAAGATTTTTCTTGGAAACGTTCGGCAAAAAAATATATTGAAGTTTATCATTGGGCCATGGAAACATGA
- the rpsT gene encoding 30S ribosomal protein S20, with protein sequence MANKRASEKSTRQTATRTIRNKSLRSKIKTLAKQVFVTKASGVDSRAKEAAIEYISCLDKAVKVGVIHRNKVSRYKSILAKITMS encoded by the coding sequence ATGGCAAATAAGAGAGCATCAGAAAAAAGTACAAGACAGACTGCAACAAGGACCATTAGGAATAAATCTTTGCGTAGCAAGATTAAAACATTGGCTAAGCAGGTTTTTGTTACAAAAGCATCTGGTGTAGATTCTAGAGCAAAAGAAGCTGCCATCGAATATATCTCTTGTCTTGACAAAGCAGTTAAAGTTGGAGTTATACATAGAAACAAGGTTAGTAGATATAAAAGTATTTTAGCCAAAATTACTATGAGTTAA
- a CDS encoding NAD(P)H-dependent glycerol-3-phosphate dehydrogenase has product MNIAIVGSGAWGTAMALHANGCGHHIFLFPRDQKELNILLSHRENIDYFPGFMLPDNIKLTLDFHLLESCDVIFIACPSAGLSEVCNIIKQHRLQKNCCVISLCKGLPYDSLIFPSDIIESSINTTFAIFAGPTYAREVANGLPTNVDLASKDERIADVANGLNFKTIGINCTNDIKGVELGSCLKNIYAIGAGILDGMKMGDNFRCAYITSAIKEIANIGVSLGGLRETFYGASGLGDLMATCSGDWSRNRTFGERIGQGEAPEKILATSTAAIEGYKTSKIFFNECTKLGLHTPIMQKIYNIVYRGNDLVEADFFSCIH; this is encoded by the coding sequence ATGAATATAGCAATTGTTGGATCAGGGGCTTGGGGTACTGCGATGGCTTTACATGCCAATGGATGTGGCCATCACATTTTTCTTTTTCCCAGAGATCAAAAAGAACTTAATATACTGTTAAGCCATCGAGAAAACATCGATTATTTTCCTGGCTTTATGCTGCCAGATAATATAAAGTTAACTCTGGATTTTCATCTATTGGAATCCTGTGATGTGATTTTCATAGCCTGTCCATCGGCAGGTCTAAGCGAGGTGTGTAATATCATAAAACAACATCGACTACAAAAAAATTGCTGTGTTATATCACTTTGCAAGGGATTGCCCTATGATTCATTAATATTTCCATCAGACATCATCGAAAGTTCCATAAATACAACTTTTGCCATATTTGCTGGACCAACCTACGCCAGGGAAGTAGCCAATGGGCTGCCCACCAATGTGGATTTGGCATCCAAAGATGAACGCATTGCTGATGTCGCCAATGGGTTGAATTTCAAAACCATCGGCATAAATTGCACCAATGACATAAAAGGCGTAGAGTTGGGCAGTTGTTTAAAAAATATCTATGCAATAGGTGCTGGCATTTTGGATGGCATGAAAATGGGCGACAACTTTCGCTGTGCCTATATAACATCGGCCATTAAAGAGATCGCTAACATCGGCGTGAGTCTTGGAGGCCTGCGCGAAACATTCTATGGCGCAAGTGGTCTAGGCGATCTAATGGCAACATGCTCTGGCGATTGGAGTCGAAATAGAACCTTTGGCGAAAGGATTGGTCAGGGCGAAGCACCTGAAAAAATCCTTGCCACATCCACTGCTGCCATCGAAGGTTATAAAACATCAAAAATATTTTTCAATGAATGTACCAAATTAGGCCTACATACACCGATAATGCAAAAAATATACAACATCGTATACCGAGGCAATGATTTGGTAGAAGCAGATTTTTTTTCCTGTATTCATTGA
- the obgE gene encoding GTPase ObgE: MFVDEARVLLNAGKGGDGCLSFHREKFMPKGGPDGGDGGKGGDVILLCDANINDLTQYRFTPHARAGNGKPGMGSQKHGANGDDCILKVPEGTVVQNIETGNTACELLADGERVVLLAGGAGGKGNMNFKSSINQAPRRTIPGANGESGEFLFVLKTIADVGLVGLPNAGKSSLISLITNAKQKIGAYPFTTIWPKVGVMPLKDDLGRITIADIPGIVKDAHRDKGLGLRFLKHIERCNVLLFLIDMAGMDSRSPVDDYQILVSEISHYDKNLLEKNRILVANKMDMDQSQRNLEKFKDAVRQNPIKISCANGEGIDQLIRVLRKMVINDQ; the protein is encoded by the coding sequence ATGTTTGTTGACGAGGCGAGGGTATTGTTGAATGCCGGCAAGGGCGGTGATGGATGTCTGAGTTTTCATCGGGAAAAGTTCATGCCCAAAGGCGGTCCGGATGGTGGCGATGGTGGCAAGGGTGGCGATGTAATTTTACTCTGCGATGCGAACATCAACGACTTGACTCAGTATAGATTTACGCCTCATGCAAGGGCTGGAAATGGCAAGCCAGGCATGGGGTCGCAAAAACACGGAGCCAATGGTGATGATTGCATTTTAAAGGTTCCGGAAGGTACTGTGGTGCAAAACATTGAAACCGGAAATACGGCATGTGAATTGCTAGCGGATGGCGAACGCGTGGTTCTGTTGGCCGGCGGTGCCGGTGGCAAGGGAAATATGAATTTTAAAAGTTCAATAAATCAAGCTCCACGGCGTACAATTCCAGGAGCTAATGGTGAAAGCGGAGAATTTTTGTTTGTGTTAAAAACCATTGCTGATGTGGGTTTAGTAGGCCTACCAAATGCCGGTAAATCATCACTCATAAGTTTGATTACCAACGCTAAGCAGAAAATTGGTGCCTATCCGTTTACTACGATTTGGCCTAAGGTTGGAGTGATGCCATTGAAGGATGATCTGGGTAGGATTACCATTGCAGATATACCTGGTATAGTTAAGGATGCTCACAGAGATAAAGGCTTGGGCTTAAGGTTCTTGAAGCACATAGAACGCTGTAATGTCCTGCTATTTCTAATCGATATGGCTGGCATGGACAGTCGTTCGCCGGTGGATGATTATCAGATTCTAGTTTCTGAAATATCTCACTATGATAAAAATTTATTAGAGAAAAATAGGATTTTGGTAGCCAATAAGATGGACATGGATCAATCTCAGCGCAACCTGGAGAAATTCAAAGATGCAGTGAGGCAAAATCCTATAAAAATATCCTGTGCGAATGGCGAAGGAATCGACCAACTAATTCGGGTGCTCAGGAAAATGGTTATTAATGATCAATGA
- the lgt gene encoding prolipoprotein diacylglyceryl transferase: MDKSYINSSYDLIMFLGHIVHNIDPFIFRLPEWFIIAGIRWYGMLYVISFLITFAYLNWASRTGKSLIKKNQNEQFVLFCAGGVIIGGRLGYWLLYDSSTLLTNPLIVLKIWDGGMASHGGFIGVIIGLIMFSRKNKLPVFPMADIVSSIAPVGLFLGRIGNFINGELVGKVSYLPWAIKFTNHGAIDQEALLPRHPSQLYEAFFEGIVLFFYLQYRMKKNPTPGILSAEFLITYSCTRFFCEFFREPDAPLIFSLSRGQFFSIFSLLFGIFLVVYIKIGHHLRHSY; this comes from the coding sequence ATGGACAAGAGCTATATCAATTCTAGTTATGATCTTATCATGTTTCTTGGCCACATTGTCCACAATATCGATCCATTTATTTTCAGACTACCAGAATGGTTTATCATAGCCGGAATCCGATGGTACGGAATGCTTTACGTCATAAGCTTTCTAATAACCTTCGCCTATCTCAATTGGGCCAGCCGCACTGGCAAATCACTGATAAAAAAAAATCAAAATGAACAATTTGTGCTATTCTGCGCCGGCGGCGTCATCATCGGAGGTAGGCTTGGGTATTGGCTGCTGTATGACAGTTCGACACTTTTAACTAATCCATTGATAGTTTTAAAAATATGGGACGGAGGCATGGCAAGTCATGGTGGATTCATTGGAGTAATCATTGGCCTAATAATGTTTTCTCGTAAAAATAAATTGCCTGTGTTTCCGATGGCTGATATCGTCAGTTCCATAGCTCCAGTCGGTTTGTTTCTCGGAAGGATAGGAAATTTTATAAATGGCGAATTAGTGGGAAAAGTATCTTATCTACCCTGGGCAATAAAATTTACAAATCATGGAGCCATTGATCAAGAAGCGCTTCTGCCACGCCATCCTTCTCAACTATACGAAGCCTTTTTTGAAGGCATAGTTTTATTTTTTTATCTTCAATATAGAATGAAAAAAAATCCAACTCCGGGCATTTTGTCCGCAGAGTTTTTGATAACCTATTCCTGTACAAGATTTTTTTGCGAATTTTTTAGGGAACCAGATGCACCACTAATTTTCAGCCTATCCCGCGGACAATTTTTTAGCATTTTTTCACTATTGTTTGGTATTTTTCTAGTCGTATATATTAAAATTGGCCACCACCTTCGTCACAGTTATTAA
- the yidD gene encoding membrane protein insertion efficiency factor YidD produces MKSIDRLIRGIGGIFIFAIRCYKIFLSPLNSLIFGSQCRCRFNPTCSDYAIIVLKKYGLFKALYLIIKRLIACNPFNNCDEGGGQF; encoded by the coding sequence ATGAAAAGCATTGATAGGTTAATAAGGGGCATTGGTGGCATATTTATTTTTGCCATAAGATGTTACAAAATATTTTTGTCTCCGTTGAACTCTCTAATATTTGGAAGTCAATGCCGATGTAGATTTAATCCAACCTGCTCCGACTATGCGATAATTGTACTAAAAAAATATGGATTGTTTAAAGCTTTATACTTGATCATTAAGCGATTAATTGCATGCAATCCATTTAATAACTGTGACGAAGGTGGTGGCCAATTTTAA